A single Pseudomonas sp. DC1.2 DNA region contains:
- the recD gene encoding exodeoxyribonuclease V subunit alpha — MSRTFADLLPTPLAAESLLDLAPLNRAEDLLLLLTRWVERGWLRALDKAFVAFLHELAPADDPLVLLAAALTSHQLGHGHVCLDLFETLKAPDFALSLPPEGDVQSGAMVLPSQLLESLDGAHWCKVLASSRLVALAADDGEAARHRPLVLSGKRLYLRRYWAYERRIDNALRQRLAEHEVTPPDLLQRLTGLFGPAKPGDVIDWQKLACALATRGAFSIVTGGPGTGKTTTVVRLLALLQAPAVEAAKPLRIRLAAPTGKAAARLTESISQQVQTLKVAQEVREKIPSDVTTVHRLLGSRPGTRHLRHHAGNRLPLDVLVVDEASMIDLEMMANLLDALPAHARLVLLGDKDQLASVEAGAVLGDLCRDAEAGWYSRQTRQWLEAVSGENLETSGLQEDSQGTHPLAQQVVMLRHSRRFGEGSGIGQLARWVNQQQPEEARKLLAARSHHDVFSLSLKGEQDRALERLLLDGHGEGPQGYRHYLSVLRNQRPALDSALDDKCWTDWARQVLQAFDTFQLLCAVRKGPWGVEGLNLRVTDALLRARLIDSDQQWYEGRPVLMTRNDYGLGLMNGDIGIALKLPEREGPEAGKHVLRVAFPRNDGQGGVRFVLPSRLNDVETVYAMTVHKSQGSEFAHTALILPDGLNPVLTKELIYTGITRAKDWFTLIEPRAGVFEEAVRRKVKRLSGLMLELEERGEPND; from the coding sequence ATGAGCCGCACCTTTGCCGATTTACTGCCCACGCCGCTGGCAGCCGAAAGCCTGCTGGACCTGGCCCCATTGAACCGGGCCGAGGATCTGTTGCTGTTGCTCACCCGTTGGGTAGAGCGCGGTTGGCTGCGGGCGCTAGATAAGGCGTTCGTCGCCTTTCTCCATGAGCTTGCCCCTGCTGACGATCCGCTGGTGTTGCTGGCGGCTGCGTTGACCAGTCACCAGTTGGGCCACGGCCATGTATGTCTGGACCTGTTCGAGACGCTCAAGGCACCGGACTTTGCGCTGTCGCTGCCGCCTGAAGGTGATGTGCAGAGTGGCGCGATGGTGCTCCCGTCGCAATTACTGGAGTCGCTGGACGGTGCTCACTGGTGCAAGGTGTTGGCCTCCAGCCGTCTGGTGGCACTGGCGGCTGACGACGGTGAAGCCGCACGGCACCGGCCCCTCGTGCTTTCAGGTAAACGCTTGTACCTACGCCGTTATTGGGCTTACGAGCGCCGTATCGACAACGCCTTGCGCCAGCGCTTGGCAGAGCACGAAGTAACACCGCCGGATTTACTGCAACGCCTGACCGGTTTGTTCGGCCCCGCCAAGCCAGGGGATGTGATCGACTGGCAAAAGCTGGCTTGTGCCCTGGCAACCCGGGGTGCATTCAGTATCGTCACCGGCGGTCCGGGGACGGGCAAGACGACCACGGTGGTGCGGTTGTTGGCGTTGCTTCAAGCGCCCGCAGTGGAGGCCGCAAAGCCGTTGCGAATTCGTCTCGCGGCACCCACCGGTAAGGCGGCGGCGCGGCTGACCGAGTCCATTAGCCAGCAAGTGCAAACCCTCAAGGTTGCGCAAGAGGTGCGGGAAAAAATTCCGTCTGACGTCACGACTGTGCATCGTCTGTTGGGCAGTCGTCCCGGCACTCGGCACTTGCGCCATCACGCGGGTAATCGTCTGCCCCTTGATGTGCTGGTGGTCGATGAAGCATCGATGATCGACCTGGAAATGATGGCCAATCTGCTTGATGCGCTGCCGGCTCATGCCCGTCTGGTGCTGCTGGGTGACAAGGACCAACTGGCGTCTGTGGAAGCCGGCGCGGTATTGGGCGATCTGTGCCGCGACGCAGAAGCGGGCTGGTACAGTCGGCAGACCCGTCAGTGGCTGGAGGCCGTCAGTGGTGAAAACCTTGAAACCAGTGGGTTGCAGGAAGACAGTCAAGGCACTCATCCATTGGCGCAGCAAGTGGTGATGCTGCGTCACTCACGACGGTTCGGCGAGGGCAGCGGCATTGGCCAACTGGCCCGTTGGGTCAATCAACAGCAGCCCGAAGAAGCCCGCAAATTGTTGGCTGCGCGAAGCCACCACGATGTGTTTTCCCTGTCCCTCAAAGGGGAGCAGGACCGTGCGCTGGAGCGTTTGCTGCTCGACGGTCACGGTGAAGGGCCGCAAGGTTATCGGCATTATTTGAGCGTTTTGCGCAACCAGCGACCTGCGCTCGACAGCGCCCTCGATGACAAATGCTGGACCGATTGGGCGCGGCAAGTGCTGCAAGCGTTCGATACCTTCCAGTTGCTGTGTGCCGTACGCAAAGGACCATGGGGCGTGGAAGGCTTAAATCTGCGTGTGACCGACGCTCTGCTCAGGGCTCGGCTGATCGACAGCGACCAGCAGTGGTACGAAGGCCGCCCGGTGTTGATGACTCGTAACGATTACGGCCTGGGTTTGATGAACGGTGATATCGGTATTGCGCTCAAGTTGCCGGAGCGTGAAGGGCCGGAAGCTGGCAAGCACGTGTTGCGAGTGGCTTTCCCGCGCAATGACGGTCAGGGGGGCGTGCGTTTTGTTCTGCCTAGCCGTCTCAACGATGTCGAGACGGTGTACGCAATGACCGTGCATAAGTCTCAAGGCTCGGAGTTTGCTCACACCGCGCTGATTCTGCCGGATGGGCTTAATCCGGTATTGACCAAGGAACTGATCTACACCGGGATTACCCGGGCCAAGGATTGGTTCACCCTGATCGAACCTCGTGCAGGCGTGTTCGAGGAGGCGGTGCGGCGCAAGGTCAAGCGCTTGAGCGGGTTGATGCTGGAGCTGGAGGAACGGGGCGAACCAAACGACTGA
- a CDS encoding YfiR family protein, translated as MKVVARSTERVVVGKRLVLVGFFCLMTGVVSAQPATPLSMADQRAKSVTQVVLGILSYARWPVEPAQLRLCVVGPTEYTDDLVKGTTQATGRPVTVQRLLADNPAVVSECDALYIGKLTPDERSRLFASLVGHPVLSISEGVDQCTVGSLFCLRVSDDQVSFEVNLDSVARSGVRIHPSVLQLSRRKPATP; from the coding sequence ATGAAGGTCGTTGCCAGGTCGACAGAACGCGTTGTTGTCGGCAAGCGATTAGTGCTTGTCGGCTTTTTCTGTTTGATGACAGGTGTGGTGTCTGCTCAGCCAGCAACGCCGCTGAGCATGGCCGACCAACGGGCCAAATCCGTAACGCAGGTGGTACTCGGAATCCTCAGCTACGCCCGCTGGCCTGTAGAACCCGCGCAGTTGAGACTCTGTGTTGTCGGCCCGACGGAGTACACCGACGACCTGGTCAAAGGCACCACGCAGGCCACCGGCCGGCCCGTCACCGTGCAGCGGTTGTTGGCGGATAATCCGGCGGTGGTCAGTGAGTGCGATGCCCTCTACATCGGTAAGTTGACCCCTGATGAGCGCAGTCGATTGTTCGCGTCGCTGGTCGGCCATCCGGTATTGAGCATCAGCGAGGGCGTAGACCAATGCACCGTTGGCAGTCTGTTCTGTTTACGGGTCAGCGATGACCAGGTGTCCTTTGAGGTCAACCTGGACTCCGTGGCCCGCAGCGGCGTGCGCATACACCCCAGCGTGCTCCAACTGTCACGCCGCAAGCCGGCGACACCATGA
- a CDS encoding diguanylate cyclase domain-containing protein — MSLSKPTHRPTLRSVIGRGHLIVALMAVAMASVSLTLLGVLALRVYADHNLHLIARSINYTVEAAVVFNDKAAATEVLALIASTEEVADAQVLDEHGTLLAHWQRPETGLLSDLEMQIAKAFLEKPISVPILHQGQEIGSIQLTGHGGSLLRFLLSGLAGIVLCTAISAWVALYLARRQLRGITGPLRSLAAVAHAARSERAFDRRVPPADIAELNNLGNDFNALLDELESWQTHLQTENETLAHQASHDSLTGLPNRAFFEGRLIRALRNANKLHERVAVLFLDSDRFKGINDNFGHAAGDAVLVSVATRVRAQLREGDLVARLGGDEFAVLLSPLHETEDAERIADKIIASMEVPITLPGNTSVLTSLSIGIAVYPDHGATPGALLNAADAAMYQAKRLARGAQQTAGAEPPVIDNQTRS, encoded by the coding sequence ATGAGCCTGTCCAAGCCAACTCATCGTCCAACCTTGCGGTCGGTCATCGGTCGTGGACACTTGATCGTTGCACTGATGGCTGTGGCCATGGCCAGTGTGTCACTGACCTTGCTGGGCGTTTTGGCCCTACGGGTTTATGCCGACCATAACCTGCACCTGATTGCGCGCTCGATCAACTACACCGTCGAAGCGGCAGTGGTGTTCAATGACAAGGCTGCTGCCACCGAAGTGTTGGCATTGATTGCTTCCACCGAAGAGGTTGCCGACGCCCAAGTGCTCGATGAGCACGGGACCTTGCTGGCGCATTGGCAGAGACCGGAAACGGGGTTGTTATCCGATCTTGAAATGCAGATCGCCAAGGCTTTTCTGGAGAAGCCCATCAGCGTGCCGATCCTTCATCAAGGTCAGGAAATTGGCAGCATCCAGCTCACCGGTCACGGCGGCAGCCTGCTGCGCTTTTTGCTCAGTGGTCTGGCGGGGATTGTTTTATGCACCGCCATCAGCGCCTGGGTCGCGCTCTATCTGGCGCGTCGACAGTTGCGCGGCATCACGGGCCCGCTCCGCAGCTTGGCCGCCGTGGCCCACGCGGCTCGCAGCGAACGCGCCTTTGATCGGCGCGTACCGCCAGCTGACATTGCAGAGCTCAACAACTTGGGTAACGACTTCAATGCCTTGCTCGATGAACTCGAGTCCTGGCAAACCCATCTGCAAACCGAGAACGAAACCCTGGCTCACCAGGCCAGTCACGACAGCCTTACCGGGTTGCCCAACCGTGCATTTTTTGAAGGACGCTTGATTCGCGCCCTGCGCAATGCCAACAAGCTCCACGAGCGGGTGGCGGTGTTGTTTCTCGACAGCGACCGCTTTAAAGGAATCAACGACAACTTTGGTCACGCTGCTGGCGATGCGGTTTTGGTGTCAGTGGCCACGCGGGTTCGAGCGCAGTTGCGCGAGGGGGATCTGGTGGCGCGTCTGGGCGGTGATGAGTTTGCTGTCCTGCTATCGCCGCTGCACGAGACCGAAGACGCCGAGCGGATTGCGGACAAAATCATTGCGAGTATGGAAGTCCCGATCACGTTGCCCGGCAACACCTCAGTGTTGACTTCACTCAGCATTGGAATCGCCGTTTACCCCGATCATGGCGCTACTCCGGGTGCCTTGCTCAACGCCGCCGACGCTGCGATGTACCAAGCAAAGCGCCTTGCCCGAGGCGCGCAGCAAACGGCAGGGGCGGAGCCCCCTGTCATCGATAATCAAACCAGGAGCTGA
- a CDS encoding OmpA family protein, translating into MTLLALAGCQTAPQKGLNPAQIAVLKQQGFELTDEGWSFGLSGKVLFGSDVESLNPQSTEIVERIGKALLGVGIERVRVDGHTDASGKETYNEQLSLRRAKSVSTVLTHVGMKEQNIQLRGLGSKEPVASNTTATGRTENRRVSIVVIAD; encoded by the coding sequence ATGACGCTGCTGGCACTGGCCGGCTGCCAGACAGCCCCACAAAAAGGCTTGAACCCGGCGCAGATTGCCGTGCTCAAACAACAAGGCTTTGAATTGACCGATGAGGGCTGGTCCTTTGGCTTGTCCGGCAAAGTACTGTTTGGCAGTGATGTCGAAAGCCTAAACCCGCAGAGCACCGAAATCGTCGAGCGTATTGGCAAGGCATTGCTGGGTGTCGGGATAGAGCGCGTCCGGGTCGATGGTCACACCGATGCCTCTGGCAAAGAGACCTACAACGAACAACTGTCCCTGCGCCGCGCGAAAAGCGTCAGTACGGTACTCACCCACGTCGGCATGAAAGAGCAAAACATCCAGTTGCGCGGTCTTGGCAGCAAAGAGCCCGTCGCGTCGAACACCACCGCGACAGGTCGCACGGAAAACCGTCGTGTCTCGATTGTGGTGATCGCCGACTAA
- a CDS encoding bacteriocin immunity protein has product MDARQRLVQNPEARADILLMHFNKIIGHPSEADLSYHPEPGADTSAEGLIRTAKEWRETNGLAGFKPRFRV; this is encoded by the coding sequence ATGGACGCTCGGCAGCGCTTGGTACAGAACCCGGAGGCCCGTGCAGATATTTTATTGATGCACTTCAATAAAATCATCGGACACCCCAGCGAAGCGGACTTGAGTTACCACCCAGAGCCAGGGGCTGACACATCTGCTGAGGGCCTCATCAGGACCGCTAAAGAGTGGCGGGAGACCAACGGCTTAGCGGGGTTTAAACCTCGTTTCCGAGTGTAG
- a CDS encoding IS3 family transposase (programmed frameshift) — protein MTNRNDKGGELLGQERRRRWSPEQKLAMVRESLQPGQSVSVVARQNGVNANQLFQWRKLYQSGSLSAVSTGESVVPASELADALKQIRELQRMLGKKTMQVEILQEAVEIARSRKLDCALTLVAGGRPVKLISESLGVARSQLTVRLNPNAQVERRRPALDDAALVEEIQAEVSELPSYGYRRVWGLLRRRREKQSQAPINVKRVYRVMRDHQLLLERRIKQPGVARRHEGRIAVATSDTRWCSDGFEFRCDDNAKLSVTFALDCCDREAIGWVASPTGYSGDDIRDLMLEAVEKRFGEEAPATPVQWLSDNGSAYIAEQTRQFARQIGLQPVTTPVRSPQSNGMAESFVKTMKRDYVAHMPKPDRETALRNLTIAFEHYNEEHPHSALKYRSPREFRRLAAASI, from the exons ATGACTAATAGAAACGATAAGGGTGGGGAGCTTTTGGGTCAGGAGCGGCGTCGCCGCTGGAGCCCGGAGCAAAAACTGGCCATGGTTCGCGAGAGCCTGCAACCGGGGCAAAGCGTCTCGGTGGTGGCTCGACAGAATGGCGTGAATGCCAACCAGTTGTTTCAGTGGCGCAAGCTCTATCAGAGCGGCAGTCTCTCGGCTGTCAGTACTGGGGAGAGCGTGGTGCCCGCTTCCGAGCTGGCCGATGCGCTCAAGCAGATCCGCGAGCTACAGCGCATGCTTGGCAAGAAAACCATGCAGGTCGAGATCCTTCAGGAAGCTGTGGAGATTGCTCGGTCGCGAAAAT TGGATTGCGCACTCACCCTTGTTGCCGGGGGACGACCAGTGAAGCTGATCAGTGAAAGTCTCGGTGTAGCGCGCTCGCAATTGACGGTTCGACTCAACCCAAATGCTCAGGTCGAGCGGCGTCGCCCTGCGCTGGACGATGCCGCACTGGTCGAAGAAATTCAGGCTGAAGTGAGTGAACTGCCCAGCTACGGGTACCGCCGTGTGTGGGGGTTGCTGCGTCGTCGGCGTGAAAAGCAGAGTCAGGCGCCGATCAACGTCAAGCGGGTTTATCGCGTCATGCGCGATCATCAGTTGCTGCTGGAGCGACGGATTAAACAACCGGGTGTGGCACGCCGTCACGAAGGCCGAATTGCCGTGGCCACCAGCGATACCCGGTGGTGCTCGGACGGGTTTGAGTTTCGCTGTGATGATAACGCCAAGCTGAGCGTGACCTTTGCCCTGGACTGCTGCGACCGCGAAGCCATCGGTTGGGTGGCCAGCCCGACCGGGTACAGCGGCGACGATATCCGTGATCTGATGCTGGAGGCGGTGGAAAAACGCTTCGGTGAAGAGGCGCCTGCCACCCCGGTGCAATGGCTGAGCGACAATGGCTCGGCCTACATCGCTGAACAGACACGCCAGTTTGCCCGACAGATCGGTTTGCAACCGGTGACCACACCGGTGCGTAGCCCGCAGAGCAACGGCATGGCCGAGAGCTTCGTCAAAACGATGAAACGCGACTACGTCGCGCACATGCCCAAACCTGACCGGGAAACAGCCTTGCGTAACCTGACGATTGCCTTTGAGCATTACAACGAGGAGCATCCGCACAGCGCGCTGAAATACCGTTCACCACGGGAGTTTAGGCGTTTGGCAGCGGCATCAATTTAA
- a CDS encoding tyrosine-type recombinase/integrase produces MDYANNLPETSWKRWLLSLGVITGGRLNEISQLSIGDVQTLESGITVIHINEVGEGKSIKNKRSERLVPLTDGAYGFDLAAFLRYVETCKTSGSDALAQIGYKTAGEWANQQAIPASLGDDYSKGLTFHSLRHSLASLMQAKGVSTTHAQAVMGHASGTITFDTYGSGVPVDVIADMLCGLLGGRLDGRRIHSVLTN; encoded by the coding sequence ATGGACTACGCTAATAACCTCCCTGAGACCTCTTGGAAGCGCTGGTTGTTGAGCCTTGGGGTCATCACTGGTGGGCGACTTAACGAGATCTCACAGTTGAGCATCGGCGATGTCCAGACCCTTGAATCAGGTATCACCGTCATTCACATCAACGAGGTTGGTGAAGGCAAATCAATTAAGAACAAGCGCAGTGAGAGGCTGGTGCCTTTGACTGATGGTGCCTATGGGTTCGACCTTGCAGCCTTCTTGCGGTATGTCGAGACCTGCAAGACCAGTGGGTCAGATGCACTGGCTCAGATTGGCTACAAAACAGCAGGAGAGTGGGCGAACCAACAGGCGATCCCTGCATCACTGGGAGACGACTATTCAAAGGGTCTGACGTTCCACTCCCTAAGGCACTCGCTGGCTTCCTTGATGCAGGCCAAAGGGGTTTCTACCACTCACGCTCAGGCCGTGATGGGGCACGCTTCAGGAACCATTACGTTCGACACGTACGGCTCAGGGGTTCCCGTTGATGTGATCGCAGATATGCTTTGCGGATTGCTTGGTGGGCGCCTTGACGGCCGCCGAATCCACTCTGTGCTTACTAACTAA
- a CDS encoding LA2681 family HEPN domain-containing protein produces the protein MEAKSINDTLINLTRRVDAGEFSEAFSGSVDLLKEIELISNKELRDRFLFNISGLFIDIGGMAGNERSSEMGLNLIEENKSAFMAISGEAEYYYNLSNAKTNLIKESNPFNHTFESIEQLIEIKSLLWKSVKTHRKNGEPTPPQTLVNLANILKRQFRLSESLYFYDRVNQLSLDIPQAWINRSETLKILNQVSGSFSLQMMHEIKAGYERVTSSREIPPLWREQYQRYVEHLEEKIVETCAEADVEILDRETEDHETRKEFDSLSDFRKMVLIKHLSLSEHGLYCACSGSARDNLTIPTGSGVNGSFVPAMEMVLNRLKSEFSLARRFYYEYLHEKTDEESMHESCYSELFNDELLGLNIEKLRTAFRLCFGILDKIAAAICDLYDVPPSNGSIYFQGFWQLDQGGRREIFEKIKTPGLLALYSLATDLNERKDGELAFFKQWRNDLEHKFVVIHEQQIPNDLYGSHKMNNKVIMISEMEFIEHLEQLLQITRSAIFSFVFCVREKGNQESNPDELYIQNIIHRKDYI, from the coding sequence ATGGAAGCAAAATCAATAAACGACACACTTATTAACTTAACGAGGCGCGTTGACGCTGGGGAGTTCTCAGAAGCTTTCTCGGGGTCAGTGGACCTACTTAAAGAAATTGAGCTCATATCGAACAAAGAGCTTAGAGACAGGTTCCTATTCAACATCTCTGGGCTATTCATCGATATCGGAGGAATGGCTGGAAACGAACGATCATCAGAAATGGGGCTAAATTTAATTGAAGAAAACAAAAGTGCCTTCATGGCAATATCTGGAGAAGCCGAATACTACTACAATCTAAGCAACGCAAAAACAAATCTTATAAAAGAAAGCAACCCATTCAATCACACCTTCGAGTCAATTGAGCAATTAATAGAAATAAAATCACTACTGTGGAAATCTGTAAAAACTCACAGAAAAAACGGCGAGCCCACACCTCCCCAGACACTGGTCAACCTTGCAAACATATTGAAGCGACAGTTTCGCCTTAGTGAGTCATTGTATTTCTACGACCGAGTAAACCAGCTCAGTTTAGATATCCCGCAGGCTTGGATAAACCGCTCTGAAACACTGAAAATCCTTAATCAGGTTTCAGGGTCTTTTTCGTTACAAATGATGCACGAGATAAAAGCGGGTTATGAGAGAGTCACTTCGTCACGAGAGATTCCTCCGTTATGGCGGGAGCAATATCAACGTTACGTCGAGCATCTTGAAGAGAAGATCGTAGAGACCTGTGCCGAAGCAGACGTTGAAATCTTAGATCGTGAAACAGAAGATCATGAAACTCGCAAAGAATTTGATAGTCTCAGCGATTTCAGAAAAATGGTTCTAATAAAACACCTGTCCCTATCAGAACATGGTCTTTATTGTGCTTGCTCAGGAAGCGCAAGGGATAACCTCACAATTCCTACCGGATCAGGAGTCAATGGGAGCTTCGTCCCTGCAATGGAAATGGTCCTTAACCGACTTAAATCAGAGTTCTCTCTGGCAAGACGGTTCTATTACGAATACCTGCATGAAAAAACTGACGAAGAAAGCATGCATGAGTCTTGCTATTCCGAATTATTTAATGACGAACTACTTGGATTAAACATAGAAAAACTCCGAACGGCATTTAGGCTTTGCTTTGGCATCTTGGATAAAATAGCCGCAGCAATTTGCGACCTTTATGACGTTCCACCATCAAATGGGAGCATCTACTTTCAAGGATTCTGGCAGCTTGACCAAGGGGGACGAAGAGAAATATTCGAAAAAATAAAAACACCGGGACTCCTCGCTCTATATAGCTTAGCTACAGACCTAAATGAACGAAAGGATGGCGAACTGGCCTTCTTCAAACAATGGCGAAATGACTTAGAACACAAGTTCGTCGTAATCCACGAACAGCAAATACCTAACGATCTTTATGGCTCACACAAAATGAACAACAAGGTAATCATGATTAGCGAGATGGAGTTCATAGAACACCTCGAGCAACTACTTCAAATTACAAGATCAGCAATATTCTCTTTTGTATTCTGCGTGAGAGAAAAAGGAAATCAAGAGAGCAATCCAGACGAACTATACATTCAAAATATAATACATAGAAAAGACTATATTTAA
- a CDS encoding polymorphic toxin type 44 domain-containing protein gives MISSARLGDKHVCPLPGHGTTPIASASGDVNINFMGSARVGDTCGCGAVITTGFPSIQVNGRPMAHLGSPTSHGGTIITGSGDVGGGFVMGDAGGATIINFMALGAFRPDGSVDDEKMATLLADPNLKEKALAANALVDPNAARKEPEDKLEENDGPEGCTHPNMMAKLADYIADEMNRNIHDSSVLKMKELLSYDVAEETRKQMELPWYAQIGATSPQAIGAANGATAMALWTERVGQNRVWDHKPKIHAKFGRYHHRQGKYDYFYDIWSNIHYGYVGMAGGLTEGVLLDGAGAEQIVSDQLRRWEEQIFVAKDEQRLQGPHATEGVEGLRAWDDVPDRLSISIGIKLFNDYPLGGVPPQAIMDAVLAVAPEGWGEGVRIHVCEKY, from the coding sequence ATGATTTCTTCTGCTCGACTGGGCGACAAACACGTCTGCCCATTGCCGGGGCACGGCACTACCCCTATTGCTTCTGCGAGTGGTGACGTAAATATCAATTTTATGGGCTCTGCTCGCGTTGGTGATACCTGTGGGTGTGGTGCAGTCATCACTACAGGGTTTCCCTCTATACAGGTGAATGGCCGTCCTATGGCCCACTTAGGGAGTCCTACCAGTCACGGCGGGACAATCATCACGGGCTCAGGCGATGTTGGTGGTGGCTTCGTCATGGGTGACGCTGGTGGTGCAACCATCATCAACTTTATGGCGCTGGGAGCCTTCCGGCCAGACGGTTCCGTGGACGATGAGAAGATGGCGACCTTGTTGGCCGATCCGAATCTCAAGGAGAAAGCCTTGGCGGCGAACGCTTTGGTGGACCCTAACGCAGCCCGTAAGGAGCCTGAGGATAAGCTCGAGGAGAACGATGGGCCTGAAGGTTGTACTCACCCGAATATGATGGCGAAGCTGGCGGACTACATTGCGGACGAGATGAATCGCAATATTCACGACTCCTCGGTCTTAAAGATGAAAGAACTGCTCAGCTATGACGTTGCGGAGGAGACCCGCAAGCAAATGGAGCTACCTTGGTATGCTCAAATTGGTGCGACCAGCCCTCAAGCTATTGGTGCGGCCAATGGCGCGACTGCGATGGCTCTTTGGACTGAACGAGTAGGTCAGAACCGAGTTTGGGACCACAAGCCAAAGATCCATGCGAAGTTTGGTAGGTATCACCATAGGCAAGGCAAGTACGACTACTTCTATGATATTTGGTCGAACATCCACTATGGCTATGTGGGCATGGCTGGCGGACTCACTGAAGGCGTCCTTCTGGATGGCGCTGGGGCCGAGCAAATTGTTTCAGACCAACTTCGACGGTGGGAGGAGCAGATATTTGTCGCAAAAGATGAGCAAAGGCTCCAAGGGCCTCATGCCACAGAAGGCGTAGAAGGCCTGAGAGCCTGGGATGACGTCCCTGATCGACTTTCAATTAGTATCGGCATCAAACTCTTCAACGATTACCCACTTGGGGGCGTCCCGCCACAAGCAATCATGGACGCAGTGCTTGCAGTCGCACCGGAAGGATGGGGAGAGGGGGTCCGTATTCATGTATGCGAGAAATATTAA
- a CDS encoding gp19.5 family protein, with protein sequence MTTRWRTFVGLIRTLATHRVTCRFLGLLLVAFGVSQGGPLGGAFGNVVCVLLGGCAE encoded by the coding sequence ATGACTACTCGGTGGAGAACCTTTGTAGGACTAATCCGCACTCTGGCTACCCACCGTGTCACCTGCCGATTTCTTGGTCTACTCCTTGTCGCTTTTGGAGTTAGTCAGGGTGGTCCTCTGGGCGGAGCCTTTGGGAATGTCGTCTGCGTTCTACTTGGTGGCTGTGCTGAGTGA
- a CDS encoding LysR family transcriptional regulator: MQKNITSLGSLNWDDLKFFLEVARTRKASTAAKRLAVDYTTVSRRISSLETALGTLLFEKSRTSGFVLTAEGQRLLGYAESIESTLHMACEQVSGSGVALSGHVRMGCTEGFGSFFITPQLSHFVDTYPAISVDILPLPHFISLSKREADIVIALERPEHGPYVCCKLCDYKLQVYATQEYLDKHPPIRRPADLGNHQFISYVDDLAFSSELLYLANVLPGASANLRSTSVIAQFVAAQQGRSLAILPCFLAAQDPRLLPVLAQEINITRQFWMYCREDLRKLKRITLLWDYIREVTELNRPLLLGETRDLRFTD; encoded by the coding sequence ATGCAAAAAAACATCACCTCTTTAGGCTCGTTGAACTGGGATGACCTCAAGTTTTTCCTCGAAGTCGCCCGCACCCGCAAGGCCAGCACTGCCGCCAAACGCCTGGCTGTCGACTACACCACCGTGTCGCGACGCATCAGTTCGCTGGAGACGGCACTGGGTACGCTGTTGTTCGAGAAGTCCCGGACCAGCGGCTTCGTCCTGACGGCCGAGGGCCAGCGCTTACTGGGTTACGCCGAGTCGATAGAAAGCACCCTGCACATGGCCTGTGAGCAGGTTTCGGGGTCCGGCGTGGCCTTGTCCGGGCATGTACGCATGGGCTGCACCGAAGGTTTCGGCAGTTTTTTCATCACCCCGCAACTCAGCCATTTCGTCGACACCTACCCGGCCATCTCGGTAGACATCCTGCCACTGCCGCACTTCATCAGCCTGTCCAAACGCGAGGCGGACATCGTCATTGCCCTGGAACGGCCGGAGCACGGGCCCTACGTGTGCTGCAAACTCTGTGACTACAAGTTGCAGGTGTACGCGACCCAGGAATACCTGGACAAACACCCACCAATCCGCCGTCCCGCAGACTTGGGCAACCATCAATTCATCAGTTATGTCGACGATCTGGCGTTCAGCTCTGAGCTGCTGTACCTGGCAAATGTATTGCCAGGCGCCAGCGCAAACTTACGCAGCACCAGCGTGATCGCACAATTCGTTGCGGCGCAGCAGGGGCGATCGCTGGCCATTCTGCCGTGTTTCCTGGCAGCGCAAGATCCACGGCTGCTGCCGGTATTGGCGCAAGAGATCAACATCACCCGACAGTTCTGGATGTACTGCCGGGAGGATCTGCGCAAGTTGAAGCGGATCACCCTGTTGTGGGATTACATCAGGGAGGTGACCGAGCTAAACCGCCCGTTATTACTGGGCGAAACGCGAGACCTTCGGTTTACTGACTGA